A window of the Synechococcus sp. M16.1 genome harbors these coding sequences:
- a CDS encoding diflavin flavoprotein, with protein sequence MVVAPAAPKLSLQCEAIAADTTTIRSLDWDRSRFDIEFGLRNGTTYNAFLVRGERTALIDTSHAKFRDTWIPLLKQQIDPTAIDVLIVSHTEPDHSGLIGDLIDLNPEIEIVGSKVALQFLKDQVHRPFKSRAVKSGEELDLGTNPESGIQHRFEFLSAPNLHWPDTIFSFDHGTGILYTCDAFGLHYCSDDVFDADPGAIAPDFRFYYDCLMGPNARSVLQALKRMDGLPKINTIAVGHGPLLRHHLSHWISDYREWSGQRSKGESYAAVCYLSQYGFSDRISQAIAHGIGKADAPVQLVDLRATDPQELTALVGDAKAVVVPTWPAEPEPDLQASIGTLLAALHPKQLVGVYDAFGGNDEPIDAVADQLRSQGQKQAFSPLRIKQLPQGSDYQRCEESGTDLGQLLTKEKTIAAMKSLDGDLDKALGRISGGLYVVTASQGEGESQRRSAMVASWVSQASFTPPGLTIAVAKDRAIEALMQVGDRFVLNVLRQDNHQQLMRHFLKRFPPGADRFAGVNVLEGTADGGPVLADALAFLGCRVEQRMEGPDHWIIYAVVEQGNVADAEASTAVHHRKVGNHY encoded by the coding sequence ATGGTCGTTGCTCCCGCTGCTCCGAAGCTGTCGCTGCAGTGCGAGGCCATCGCCGCCGACACCACCACGATCCGCTCCCTCGACTGGGACCGCAGCCGCTTCGACATTGAATTCGGCCTGCGCAACGGCACCACCTACAACGCCTTCCTGGTGCGGGGGGAACGCACCGCCCTGATCGACACCAGCCACGCCAAGTTCCGCGACACCTGGATCCCCCTGCTCAAGCAGCAGATCGATCCAACTGCGATCGATGTGTTGATCGTGAGCCACACCGAACCCGACCACTCCGGATTGATCGGTGACCTGATCGATCTCAATCCTGAGATCGAAATCGTGGGATCGAAGGTGGCCCTGCAGTTCCTCAAGGACCAGGTGCACAGGCCGTTCAAATCCCGTGCGGTGAAGTCGGGCGAGGAATTGGATCTCGGCACCAACCCCGAGAGCGGCATCCAGCACCGCTTCGAATTCCTCAGTGCTCCGAACCTGCACTGGCCGGACACGATCTTTTCCTTCGATCACGGCACCGGCATCCTTTACACCTGCGATGCCTTTGGTCTGCATTACTGCTCTGACGACGTCTTCGACGCCGACCCCGGCGCCATCGCCCCTGATTTCCGCTTCTACTACGACTGCCTGATGGGCCCGAATGCCCGCAGCGTGCTGCAGGCCCTCAAGCGCATGGATGGCCTGCCGAAGATCAACACCATCGCGGTGGGCCACGGGCCGCTGTTGCGGCATCACCTCAGCCACTGGATCAGCGACTACCGCGAGTGGAGCGGCCAGCGCAGCAAAGGCGAGAGCTATGCCGCCGTTTGTTATCTGAGCCAGTACGGCTTCTCCGATCGGATCAGCCAGGCCATTGCCCACGGCATCGGCAAGGCAGATGCCCCGGTGCAGCTGGTGGACCTGCGGGCCACCGACCCCCAGGAACTCACCGCCCTGGTGGGCGATGCCAAGGCTGTTGTGGTGCCGACCTGGCCCGCGGAACCGGAACCGGATCTCCAGGCCTCGATCGGAACCCTGCTGGCGGCCCTGCATCCCAAACAACTGGTGGGGGTGTACGACGCCTTCGGCGGCAACGATGAACCGATCGACGCCGTCGCCGATCAACTGCGCAGCCAGGGGCAGAAGCAAGCCTTCAGCCCATTGCGGATCAAACAGCTGCCCCAGGGCAGCGACTACCAACGCTGTGAGGAGTCGGGCACCGACCTCGGCCAGCTGCTGACCAAAGAAAAGACAATCGCGGCGATGAAAAGCCTCGATGGCGACCTCGACAAGGCCCTGGGTCGCATCAGCGGTGGCCTTTATGTGGTGACCGCCAGCCAGGGGGAGGGCGAATCGCAACGCCGCAGCGCCATGGTGGCCAGCTGGGTGAGCCAGGCCAGCTTCACCCCACCGGGCCTCACCATCGCCGTCGCCAAAGACCGTGCGATCGAAGCCCTGATGCAGGTGGGCGACCGCTTCGTGCTGAACGTTCTACGGCAGGACAATCATCAACAACTGATGCGCCATTTCCTCAAGCGCTTCCCCCCCGGTGCCGATCGTTTCGCTGGGGTGAACGTGCTGGAGGGAACCGCTGATGGCGGCCCGGTGCTCGCCGATGCCCTGGCCTTTCTGGGCTGCCGAGTGGAGCAACGGATGGAGGGCCCCGATCACTGGATCATCTATGCCGTGGTGGAGCAGGGCAATGTGGCCGATGCCGAGGCCAGCACGGCGGTGCACCACCGCAAAGTGGGGAACCACTACTGA
- a CDS encoding diflavin flavoprotein — MSVTSTATSRRTIQLPIDDGVVGLRGLSPQRHRFELEYALERGSTANSVLFEAGDGAPAVLVHPPGVAYSAAFLPVLAEALPSSDAPLLVVVGHVNPNRVALLRDLAEAYAGLELIVSNPGAKLIEELWSQRKPAPPGETSEQPPLPDLPPLRVIRQEQTLPLSHQRSLMLLPAPTPRWPGGLLAFEESLGLLMSDKFFSAHLCTDSWSESNRSSTEEERRHFYDCLMAPMARQVDALVERLEELDIRTIAPGHGPAIEASWRSLLNDYRRWGEGQQNASLTVALLFASAYGNTAAIADALARGVSRTGIRVSSLNCEFTPADELVSTIQQADAVLIGSPTLGGHAPTPIVSALGTLLAEGDRSKPVGVFGSFGWSGEAVDLLETKLRDGGFSFGFEPIRVKFSPDAARVKELEETGTRFARQLLQSQKRAQRRSAGGLSESRSDPAVLALGRVIGSLCVLTTRKAELSGAMVASWVSQASFSPPGITVAVAKDRAVEALLHKGDRFALNVLAEGRETALMKQFLQPFEPGTDRFAGLELDTSPAEQPLLPDALAWLDGKVSQRMECGDHWLIYAEVDRGGVLDAEGSTAVHQRRSGANY; from the coding sequence ATGAGCGTGACCAGCACCGCAACCTCGCGTCGCACGATCCAGCTGCCGATCGACGATGGGGTCGTTGGTCTGCGCGGTCTGAGCCCTCAACGGCACCGCTTTGAACTGGAATACGCCCTGGAGCGGGGCAGTACCGCCAACAGTGTTTTGTTCGAGGCCGGTGATGGCGCCCCTGCTGTGCTGGTCCATCCCCCGGGGGTGGCCTACAGCGCGGCCTTTCTACCGGTGCTTGCCGAAGCCCTGCCCAGCAGCGACGCACCGTTGCTGGTGGTGGTGGGCCACGTCAACCCCAACCGCGTTGCCCTGCTGCGGGATCTGGCGGAGGCCTACGCCGGCCTTGAACTGATCGTCTCCAACCCCGGCGCCAAGCTGATCGAAGAGCTGTGGAGCCAGCGCAAGCCGGCCCCTCCCGGTGAGACGAGCGAGCAACCACCACTGCCCGATCTGCCGCCCCTACGGGTGATCCGCCAGGAGCAAACACTTCCGCTCAGCCATCAGCGCAGCTTGATGCTGCTGCCGGCCCCAACCCCCCGCTGGCCCGGCGGATTGCTGGCCTTCGAGGAAAGCCTGGGCCTGCTGATGAGCGACAAGTTCTTCAGTGCCCACCTCTGCACGGACAGCTGGTCCGAAAGCAACCGCAGCAGCACCGAAGAAGAACGCCGGCACTTCTACGACTGCCTGATGGCCCCCATGGCCCGTCAGGTGGATGCCCTGGTGGAACGACTCGAAGAACTCGACATCCGCACGATCGCGCCGGGCCATGGCCCGGCCATCGAAGCCAGTTGGCGCAGCCTGCTGAATGACTACCGCCGCTGGGGCGAAGGCCAGCAGAACGCCAGCCTGACGGTGGCTTTGCTGTTTGCCAGCGCCTACGGGAACACCGCAGCCATTGCCGATGCCCTGGCCCGCGGGGTCAGCCGCACCGGCATCCGGGTGAGCAGTTTGAACTGCGAATTCACCCCCGCCGATGAACTGGTGAGCACGATCCAGCAGGCCGACGCCGTGTTGATCGGCTCACCCACCCTGGGGGGCCATGCCCCCACACCGATCGTCTCGGCCCTGGGAACCCTGTTGGCGGAGGGGGATCGCAGCAAGCCCGTGGGGGTGTTCGGCAGCTTCGGCTGGAGCGGCGAGGCGGTGGACCTGCTGGAAACGAAGCTGCGGGATGGCGGCTTCAGCTTTGGTTTCGAGCCGATCCGGGTGAAGTTCAGTCCGGATGCCGCCCGGGTGAAGGAGCTGGAGGAAACCGGCACCCGTTTCGCCCGCCAGCTGCTGCAGAGCCAGAAACGGGCGCAACGTCGCAGTGCAGGGGGCTTGAGCGAAAGCCGCAGCGATCCAGCGGTGCTGGCCCTGGGCCGTGTGATCGGCTCCCTCTGCGTGCTCACCACCCGCAAAGCGGAGCTGAGCGGCGCCATGGTGGCCAGCTGGGTGAGCCAGGCCAGCTTCAGTCCTCCCGGCATCACCGTGGCCGTGGCCAAAGACCGCGCCGTGGAAGCGCTGCTGCACAAGGGCGATCGCTTCGCCTTGAACGTGCTGGCCGAAGGCCGCGAAACCGCCCTGATGAAGCAGTTCCTGCAACCGTTCGAACCCGGTACCGATCGCTTTGCAGGCCTCGAGCTGGACACCAGCCCCGCCGAACAGCCCTTACTGCCGGATGCTCTGGCCTGGCTGGACGGCAAGGTGAGTCAGCGGATGGAATGCGGCGACCACTGGCTGATCTATGCCGAAGTGGATCGCGGCGGGGTGCTGGATGCGGAGGGCAGCACCGCGGTGCACCAACGCCGCAGCGGCGCCAACTACTGA
- a CDS encoding rubrerythrin family protein, with amino-acid sequence MDLSKPSTHANLEAAFGGESMANRKYLFFSEVAKQLGHKDLAKLFRDTAAQETEHAFAHFRLLHPEFVVNDPEQLSDEEKQAILSRCLELAIEGETYEYTTMYPEFAAQARQDRDSGAAAEFAEQSSESKEHAGLFRSAAKNFGLLTPIEQHHAETYGVALEALQGKGTAGQADQPIPGKWICKVCSMIYDPAEGDPDSGITPGTPFEAIPDDWHCPICGARKASFVPYREAELKTA; translated from the coding sequence ATGGACCTTTCCAAGCCTTCCACCCACGCCAATCTCGAGGCCGCTTTCGGTGGCGAGAGCATGGCCAACCGCAAATACCTGTTCTTTTCAGAGGTGGCCAAACAGCTGGGCCACAAGGACCTGGCCAAGTTGTTTCGTGACACCGCAGCGCAGGAAACGGAACACGCCTTCGCCCACTTCCGCCTGCTGCACCCTGAGTTTGTGGTGAACGATCCCGAGCAGCTCAGCGACGAGGAGAAGCAGGCCATCCTGAGCCGCTGCCTGGAGCTGGCGATTGAAGGCGAAACCTACGAGTACACAACGATGTATCCGGAGTTCGCCGCCCAGGCCCGGCAGGACCGGGACAGCGGAGCCGCAGCGGAATTCGCCGAGCAAAGCAGCGAATCCAAGGAGCATGCGGGCCTATTCCGCTCCGCCGCCAAGAACTTCGGCCTGCTGACCCCGATCGAGCAGCATCACGCCGAAACCTATGGCGTTGCCCTCGAGGCCCTGCAAGGCAAGGGCACCGCAGGCCAGGCCGATCAACCGATCCCGGGCAAGTGGATCTGCAAGGTGTGCTCGATGATCTACGACCCCGCCGAGGGGGATCCTGATTCCGGCATCACCCCAGGCACGCCGTTTGAGGCGATTCCCGACGATTGGCACTGCCCGATCTGCGGCGCCCGCAAAGCCAGCTTTGTTCCTTACCGCGAAGCCGAATTGAAAACGGCCTGA
- a CDS encoding NADPH-dependent FMN reductase — protein sequence MPSDLIVLTASNGENRKLAERFVQAAAAQNASAELIDLTQLNLPLFTPRVQAAGAGPDLVALHDQLHATPRWVICAPEYNGSIPPSLTNAIAWLSVTDDDFRSLFNGRPIAMATFSGGGGMELLVSLRIQLTHLGAQVVGRQLLSNHAKPAQDDSINDLVQRLLQMQPLQL from the coding sequence ATGCCCTCCGACCTCATCGTTCTGACGGCGAGCAATGGCGAAAACCGGAAGCTGGCGGAACGCTTCGTGCAGGCCGCCGCAGCTCAGAACGCCAGCGCCGAACTGATCGATCTCACGCAGCTCAACCTGCCCCTGTTCACGCCACGGGTCCAAGCAGCAGGGGCCGGCCCTGACCTTGTCGCCCTGCACGACCAGCTGCATGCAACCCCACGCTGGGTGATCTGCGCCCCGGAATACAACGGCTCGATTCCGCCGTCGCTCACCAATGCCATTGCCTGGCTCTCCGTAACCGACGACGACTTCCGATCCCTGTTCAACGGGCGGCCAATCGCCATGGCCACCTTCTCCGGCGGTGGCGGCATGGAACTGCTGGTGTCGCTGCGCATCCAGCTCACCCACCTCGGGGCCCAGGTGGTGGGGCGTCAGCTGCTGAGCAACCACGCCAAACCCGCCCAGGACGACAGCATCAACGACCTGGTGCAGCGGCTTCTGCAGATGCAACCTCTCCAACTCTGA
- a CDS encoding pirin-like bicupin family protein, translating into MSRMATPTGQHATTSTVILRPADQRFHSQLDWLDSWHSFSFGSHQDPNWMGFGPLRVINDDTIAAGQGFGMHPHRDMEIITVMVEGALSHADSMGNSAVLHAGEVQRMSAGSGIVHSEINQTGAPCRLLQIWIEPAQLGIQPAYEQKPFAIGEGWTPLIEPDATGDAMAIERPVRLWRAQPQRQQQLPLPAAKERWLWLQMIDGELTLNREGSPTQALRRGDGLGLIQDAATQGELIGLSERADVLLFALA; encoded by the coding sequence ATGTCCCGGATGGCCACGCCAACAGGCCAACACGCCACCACCTCAACCGTGATCCTGCGACCCGCAGACCAGCGCTTCCACAGCCAGCTGGACTGGCTCGATTCCTGGCACAGCTTCAGCTTCGGCAGCCATCAGGATCCGAACTGGATGGGCTTCGGCCCCTTGCGGGTGATCAACGACGACACCATTGCTGCAGGCCAGGGGTTCGGCATGCACCCCCACCGGGACATGGAAATCATCACGGTGATGGTGGAGGGGGCCCTGAGCCATGCCGACTCGATGGGCAACAGCGCGGTGCTGCATGCCGGCGAGGTGCAACGGATGAGTGCCGGCAGCGGCATCGTTCACAGCGAAATCAACCAGACCGGCGCGCCCTGCAGGCTGCTGCAGATCTGGATTGAGCCTGCACAGCTGGGCATCCAGCCCGCCTACGAGCAGAAACCCTTCGCCATCGGCGAGGGCTGGACGCCCCTGATTGAGCCCGACGCCACCGGAGATGCGATGGCCATCGAACGTCCCGTGCGCCTCTGGCGTGCACAACCGCAACGCCAACAGCAGTTGCCATTGCCCGCCGCCAAGGAGCGATGGCTCTGGCTTCAGATGATTGATGGGGAGCTGACGCTCAACCGTGAAGGCTCCCCCACGCAGGCGCTGCGGCGGGGCGATGGGCTGGGCCTGATCCAAGACGCAGCAACACAAGGCGAGCTGATCGGCCTCAGTGAACGCGCCGACGTGCTGCTGTTTGCCCTGGCGTGA